A window of Schistocerca serialis cubense isolate TAMUIC-IGC-003099 chromosome 1, iqSchSeri2.2, whole genome shotgun sequence genomic DNA:
taaatatagactatgaacagaagtctcttgctaaggtagaatactcaaaatttctgggtgtgtgcattgatgagaaattgaaatggaagaaacacatcgatgatctgctgaaacggttaggttcagctagttatgctattagggttattgcaaattttggtgataaacatatcagtaaattagcctactgtgcctattttcattcatgctttcatatggcatcttattttggggcaattcatcactaagagagaaagtattcattgcacaaaagcatgtaatcggaataatagctggagcccacccaagatcaccttgcagacgtttctttaaggaacttgggatattcacagtaccttcgtgaTACATATATttgcttatgaaatttgtcattaataacccgtcccaattcaaaaataacagcgaagtgcatagctacaacattagaagaaagaatgatattcactattctggattaaatctcactttggcacaaaaaggggtgaagtatgctgccacaaaaatctttggtcatttgccaaatagtattaaaagtctgacagatagccaaccaacatttaaaagcaaattaaaagaatttctgaatgacaactcctcctactcaatagatgaattatgaatttttagatatgaagtagtaactgaaaaaaaattaattaattaattaattcttttatgtaaagaaaacttatgttaaagtgacatgttccacatcattacgaaacgtcatattcatgatctatggaacaaggattaatgtatggaTGTATGTAGTTGAAACACTTAACAGCATTGTCATTCGGCGTCGCAGGTATTATCATCAAGAAGTAGAAAATTTCACTGAGGCCTATTTATGTATAATGTTAATTTGAAACCATAGCTTACGGAGATAGTCTAATGGAAGAGGtggtggcctcttttttttcttttttttaaaaaaagttaaaacaTAAGGAAATAAAATTGAGCCCATGTAGATTTTTTTCTAGTTACATTTACTTTCGTGGTAGAGCAATGTGGTTAAGTCCTAATGAAGGGCAGTTGTATTGTTGGCTTTTATTCCTTAGCTATTGGACGCCTGTGTGAAAAATGTGATGGGAAGTGCGTTATTTGTGACTCCTACGTGCGGCCCTGTACGCTGGTGCGTATTTGTGACGAGTGTAACTACGGGTCCTACCAAGGCCGATGTGTGATTTGTGGAGGACCTGGGGTTTCTGATGCTTATTACTGCAAGGAATGTACGATACAGGAAAAAGATGTAAGTTAATTGTAATTATTGTCatggacaaactttaaaataattaGGCCTACATCATTGTGTTAACATTTTGATTGTCTTGAAATGTTAACAGATAGTAACATATAGGGCCTAATGTACGATAACTATAGGAAGGAGTCTAATGAATAATTTGTTCTGATTTTACAGAGAGATGGCTGCCCCAAAATAGTTAATCTGGGCAGTTCGAAGACTGATTTGTTCTATGAACGGAAAAAGTATGGCTTTAAGAGAAGATGAAATGTGGAACGTAACAGTTTTGGGCACTGTCTGAAATGGAGTATGATGTATGTTTTGctgtatttaatgtattttttgtttgatgttttgtgTAAATAAATTGACAAATTCAACAGTATATTTTATAGAAATATTTAATGTGTAAGATAAATGGGGCACACTGGGAACCCTGCTCGTTTTAATGTTAATGAGagctgtgtgtgtgtttaaaatgaGGAAGACAACATCTGATTATggaatttgttttttaaaaatgatggagcacagttGTTCCACTTGTTAAAGTATAATGTGGATTTGAGATTACTCGACTGTCATGTTTCCTTAGATtgcaatgtaacagatttactaatgtAACCCTAACCTTTTTAAGAGACTAGTAGGAGGTTGAGCACCCATGAAGGGAATCAAGTTTGGGAGTACTTCCTATATGATCATCTCCAACTTTTGTTTCGATGGGAAGCTTTTGGTTGTGAAAAACCTGTGGATGAGgttaaaataattaactttaaatacTCTCCAGTATTTGCAAGCTGCAGTTGTATTCAGAGTTTGGGAGATTTTTACAAATTTGTAGCACTGTAATTGTGTATTTGCTAATATATGTCCTCATTATCTATCTTTAATCATAACCGAGGGATAATGAAAATCTGAAATTGGGAAACAATTCAAGAACAACTTTCCATATATGGCTTTAAAAGTTTACGTCTCAAATTTGACATTCCATATATGCTTGTTTCCAGGTTCACTTGttacttatgtaaaaaaaaaaaaaaaaaaaaaaaaaaaaaaaaaaaaaaaaaaaaaaattaataataataataataataataatagtaaaaataatcgTTGGTGTGTTGTAGTAACCTGTTCCACTTTTTGAGTTTATAACTAAGAAATTAGTTAATTTTTGGTCAAAATACATGCCTAGCTTTTTGTTACCAATGTTTTTGTCAACTCAGCAATAAAGTTAAAATGATTTTACTTACTAGGCAGATTGCAGGTATAGTAGCAGAGGGTGTCTAATTAGAAATATTTTCCTTAGGATAGATGGAGAAAGACTTTGGCCTGACTTATATAACTGCTTAGACAATCCGAGGGCCATAGAGCCTTTTTTAGTGATTACTGAACAAACTACAACTACGATCCTTTCACAGAAGCAAATTGTCACATTGAAAAGGGCTTATTAGTCCAGGCAAATGGTGCTCAAACAGACCAAATATCAGAAAGTTTTGTAGAAGTTTTTTTCACAagctttttatatgttttttaatGGTGCTGAAACTCAATTTTCAAAGTTTCACCAGAATTTTGGCCCGAGAATGGGTCAGTAATGGAAAAAAAACTGCCAAGAATGTGGCGTATTTTGGTTTTTTCTCTTGTAACTCTGAAACAACTCAATTTTCAGCAAATTTGAGTATTTGTGAAAATAGAGGACATAAAATTTCCCACAAAATAAGCCACAGCGACTTTTTATCAGATTAATGGTACAGTACAATTAGCGTGATATCAAACCTGAGGAGGTGGACGGTTCAGGACCTACCCCTTTGCGACCTTACCGTGCTTCGTTGCACATCTGTTGCCAGATTACATCCTCCAGTGGTATCACAATGTTATTGGAGTGGTTGGTAGTTAATACTtgccgccgcgcaggattagccaagcggtctaaggcgctgcagtcatggactgtgc
This region includes:
- the LOC126481033 gene encoding PHD finger-like domain-containing protein 5A — encoded protein: MAKHHPDLIFCRKQPGVAIGRLCEKCDGKCVICDSYVRPCTLVRICDECNYGSYQGRCVICGGPGVSDAYYCKECTIQEKDRDGCPKIVNLGSSKTDLFYERKKYGFKRR